A window from Gossypium raimondii isolate GPD5lz chromosome 7, ASM2569854v1, whole genome shotgun sequence encodes these proteins:
- the LOC105769512 gene encoding uridine/cytidine kinase UKL1, chloroplastic isoform X1 → MSEASISIEYAMEKASGPHFSGFRTPTATSVSSTTFSDANVPREPFVIGVSGGTASGKTTVCDMIIQQLHDHRVVLVNQDSFYRGLNSEELKRVHEYNFDHPDAFDTEQLLECIKKLKIGHSVQVPVYDFKLHRRSSDSFRQVNASDVIILEGILVFHDQRVRNLMNMKIFVDADADVRLARRIRRDTVERGRDVNSVLEQYAKFVKPAFDDFVLPSKKYADVIIPRGGDNHVAIDLIVQHIRTKLGQHDLCKIYPNVYVIQSTFQIRGMHTLIRDRDISKHDFVFYSDRLIRLVVEHGLGHLPFTEKQVVTPTATVYTGVDFCKKLCGVSIVRSGESMENALRACCKGIKIGKILIHREGDDGKQLIYEKLPTDISERHVLLLDPVLATGNSANQAIELLIQKGVPQSHIIFLNLISAPEGIHCVCKRYPSLKIVTSEIDVALNEEFRVIPGMGEFGDRYFGTDD, encoded by the exons ATGTCGGAGGCGTCGATCTCTATAGAGTACGCTATGGAGAAGGCATCGGGACCTCACTTCTCCGGCTTCCGTACTCCGACCGCCACCTCTGTCTCCTCCACCACCTTTTCCGACGCCAATGTTCCTCGTGAGCCCTTCGTCATTG GGGTTTCAGGAGGTACGGCTTCTGGTAAAACGACAGTCTGTGACATGATCATCCAACAGCTTCACGATCACCGCGTTGTTCTTGTAAATCAG GATTCCTTTTACCGTGGTTTAAATTCAGAAGAGTTAAAACGCGTTCACGAGTATAATTTTGATCATCCTG ATGCTTTTGATACTGAACAGCTTTTGGAGTGTATTAAGAAGCTTAAAATTGGGCACTCGGTTCAAGTCCCAGTTTATGATTTTAAGCTTCATCGTCGGTCTTCTGATAGTTTTCGACAG GTGAATGCTTCTGATGTCATAATTTTGGAAGGAATTCTTGTTTTCCATGACCAGCGTGTGAGGAACCTAATGAATATGAAGATTTTTGTTGATGCAG ATGCTGATGTGAGGCTTGCTCGTAGAATAAGACGAGATACAGTTGAGAGGGGTAGGGATGTAAATTCTGTTCTTGAACAA TATGCAAAGTTTGTCAAGCCTGcatttgatgattttgtgttgCCATCGAAAAAGTATGCTGATGTCATTATCCCTCGAGGAGGTGATAATCATGTTGCCATTGATTTGATTGTGCAACATATCCGCACTAAGCTCGGTCAGCATGATCTCTGCAAAATATATCCCAATGTATATGTAATTCAGTCAACATTTCAG ATTAGAGGAATGCATACTCTGATTAGAGACCGGGACATTTCTAAACATGATTTTGTCTTCTATTCTGATCGGCTTATTCGTCTG GTGGTAGAGCATGGTCTTGGACATCTGCCGTTCACTGAGAAGCAAGTAGTAACACCGACAG CAACGGTATATACTGGGGTTGATTTTTGCAAAAAGTTGTGTGGCGTTTCCATTGTCCGAAG TGGTGAAAGCATGGAAAACGCATTACGTGCATGTTGCAAAGgaataaaaattggaaaaattttgattcatcGTGAGGGAGATGATGGGAAACAG CTTATATATGAGAAGCTTCCCACGGATATTTCAGAACGCCATGTTCTTCTTCTCGATCCAGTTCTTGCTACAG GGAACTCGGCTAACCAAGCCATCGAACTACTCATACAAAAAGGAGTTCCACAATCTCACATTATATTCCTAAACCTCATCTCC GCACCTGAAGGAATCCATTGTGTTTGCAAACGGTACCCCTCACTGAAAATTGTTACTTCAGAAATTGATGTTGCACTAAATGAGGAATTTCGTGTCATACCAGGCATGGGTGAGTTTGGTGATCGTTACTTCGGCACCGATGACTGA
- the LOC105769502 gene encoding chloride channel protein CLC-b, whose translation MEDDSNHFSKPETPNTMKAEAEAEERDPESNSSLSEPLLKRNRTLSSNPLALVGATVSHIESLDYEINENDLFKHDWRSRSKVQVLQYIFLKWTLAFLVGLLTGLIATLINLAIENIAGYKFLAIVGFIKEERYLSGLVFFTGVNFVLTLVAAVLCVCFAPTAAGPGIPEIKAYLNGVDTPDMFGATTLLVKIVGSIGAVSAGLDLGKEGPLVHIGSCIASLLGQGGPDNYRLQWRWLRYFNNDRDRRDIITAGCSSGVCAAFRSPVGGVLFALEEVATWWRSALLWRTFFSTAVVVVVLRAFIQICNSGNCGLFGTGGLIIFDVSDVKVSYQAMDIIPVIIIGIIGGLLGSLYNHLLHKILRLYNLINQKGKLHKLLLALSVSLFTSVCQYCLPFLAQCKACDPSFPEVCPTNDRSGNFKQFNCPDGYYNDLATLLLTTNDDAVRNIFSSNTPSEFQYTSILIFFTLYCILGLFTFGIAVPSGLFLPIILMGSGYGRLLSMLLGSYTNLDQGLYAVLGAASLMAGSMRMTVSVCVIFLELTNNLLLLPMTMIVLLIAKTVGDSFNPSIYEIILELKGLPFLDANPEPWMRNLTVGELANAKSPAVTLSGVEKVSRIVDVLKNTTHNAFPIVDQDVLVPGTVVTGATELHGLILRAHLVQALKKKWFLAEKRRTEDWEVQEKFNWVELSERELKIEQVAVTHDEMEMYMDLHPLTNTTPYTVVESMSVAKAMVLFRQVGLRHMLIVPKYQGAGVPAVVGILTRQDLRAYNISTVFPHLATHKEQQKHK comes from the exons ATGGAGGATGATTCAAACCATTTCTCAAAACCAGAAACTCCCAACACCATGAAAGCTGAAGCTGAAGCAGAAGAAAGAGACCCTGAAAGTAATTCTTCTCTAAGTGAACCACTTTTGAAGAGAAACAGAACCCTTTCTAGCAATCCATTAGCCTTGGTTGGAGCCACTGTCTCCCATATTGAAAGCTTGGATTATGA GATAAACGAGAATGATCTTTTCAAGCATGATTGGAGAAGCAGATCCAAAGTTCAAGTCCTTCAATACATATTCTTGAAATGGACTCTAGCTTTCCTTGTTGGATTGTTAACAGGTTTAATTGCCACTCTTATCAATCTTGCTATTGAAAACATTGCTGGTTACAAGTTTCTTGCCATTGTTGGTTTCATCAAAGAGGAAAG GTATTTATCAGGGTTGGTGTTTTTCACTGGTGTGAATTTTGTGTTGACCTTGGTTGCTGCagttttgtgtgtgtgttttgcCCCAACTGCAGCTGGTCCTGGTATCCCTGAAATCAAGGCTTATCTTAATGGAGTTGACACTCCTGACATGTTTGGTGCTACAACATTACTTGTCAAG ATTGTTGGTAGCATTGGAGCAGTTTCTGCTGGTCTAGATCTTGGGAAAGAAGGGCCTTTAGTACACATTGGGAGTTGCATTGCTTCATTACTGGGACAAGGAGGGCCTGATAATTACCGTCTTCAGTGGCGTTGGCTTCGTTACTTCAACAACGATCGTGACCGTAGAGATATTATCACCGCCGGTTGTTCCTCGGGTGTTTGTGCAGCTTTCCGTTCTCCAGTGGGAGGTGTTTTATTTGCTCTCGAAGAGGTTGCGACATGGTGGAGGAGTGCCCTTTTGTGGAGAACTTTCTTTAGTACAGCAGTTGTAGTGGTGGTGCTTAGAGCATTCATTCAAATCTGCAACTCCGGGAATTGCGGCCTTTTCGGGACCGGAGGGTTAATCATATTCGATGTTAGTGATGTTAAAGTCAGCTACCAAGCTATGGATATAATCCCTGTGATAATCATTGGAATCATTGGTGGACTTTTAGGAAGCTTGTATAATCATCTTTTGCATAAGATCCTTCGGCTTTACAATCTCATTAACCA GAAAGGGAAGTTGCATAAACTACTTCTAGCCCTCAGTGTGTCTCTCTTTACTTCGGTTTGCCAATATTGTCTCCCGTTTTTAGCCCAATGCAAAGCTTGTGATCCCTCTTTTCCGGAGGTTTGTCCTACGAATGATCGGTCTGGGAACTTCAAGCAGTTCAACTGTCCGGATGGCTACTACAATGATCTAGCTACCCTTCTCTTAACAACGAATGACGATGCCGTTCGAAACATTTTCTCGAGCAACACTCCTTCTGAATTCCAATATACCTCAATCTTGATCTTTTTCACACTTTATTGTATCTTGGGACTCTTTACTTTCGGCATTGCAGTTCCTTCGGGTCTCTTCCTCCCTATCATCCTAATGGGCTCGGGTTACGGTCGACTTCTTAGTATGCTTTTAGGATCATATACGAACTTAGATCAAGGGCTTTATGCTGTCCTCGGTGCAGCCTCTTTGATGGCTGGCTCGATGAGGATGACCGTATCGGTTTGTGTGATCTTCCTTGAGCTTACAAATAACCTTCTTTTGTTACCGATGACAATGATAGTCCTTCTCATTGCGAAAACCGTCGGTGACAGTTTCAATCCTAGCATCTACGAGATTATACTTGAACTTAAAGGTCTTCCTTTCTTGGATGCAAATCCTGAACCGTGGATGAGAAATCTCACCGTTGGCGAACTCGCAAATGCCAAGTCACCTGCGGTCACTCTTTCCGGGGTCGAGAAAGTGTCTCGGATCGTCGATGTACTGAAAAACACTACGCATAACGCATTCCCCATTGTTGATCAAGATGTGCTGGTGCCAGGCACTGTGGTCACTGGTGCAACAGAATTGCATGGACTGATCCTTAGAGCTCACTTGGTTCAAGCCTTGAAGAAAAAATGGTTCCTAGCCGAGAAACGACGAACCGAGGATTGGGAAGTTCAAGAGAAATTCAACTGGGTCGAATTATCCGAAAGGGAACTAAAGATCGAACAGGTTGCCGTGACACATGACGAAATGGAAATGTATATGGATTTGCATCCCCTCACCAACACGACACCTTACACAGTAGTGGAAAGCATGTCAGTGGCTAAAGCCATGGTTTTATTCAGGCAAGTCGGACTCCGGCATATGCTTATCGTGCCAAAATATCAAGGAgcaggg GTGCCTGCTGTAGTTGGGATCTTGACAAGGCAAGACTTGAGGGCATACAACATTTCGACTGTTTTTCCTCATTTGGCAACGCACAAAGAGCagcaaaaacataaataa
- the LOC105769512 gene encoding uridine/cytidine kinase UKL1, chloroplastic isoform X2, with protein MSEASISIEYAMEKASGPHFSGFRTPTATSVSSTTFSDANVPRVSGGTASGKTTVCDMIIQQLHDHRVVLVNQDSFYRGLNSEELKRVHEYNFDHPDAFDTEQLLECIKKLKIGHSVQVPVYDFKLHRRSSDSFRQVNASDVIILEGILVFHDQRVRNLMNMKIFVDADADVRLARRIRRDTVERGRDVNSVLEQYAKFVKPAFDDFVLPSKKYADVIIPRGGDNHVAIDLIVQHIRTKLGQHDLCKIYPNVYVIQSTFQIRGMHTLIRDRDISKHDFVFYSDRLIRLVVEHGLGHLPFTEKQVVTPTATVYTGVDFCKKLCGVSIVRSGESMENALRACCKGIKIGKILIHREGDDGKQLIYEKLPTDISERHVLLLDPVLATGNSANQAIELLIQKGVPQSHIIFLNLISAPEGIHCVCKRYPSLKIVTSEIDVALNEEFRVIPGMGEFGDRYFGTDD; from the exons ATGTCGGAGGCGTCGATCTCTATAGAGTACGCTATGGAGAAGGCATCGGGACCTCACTTCTCCGGCTTCCGTACTCCGACCGCCACCTCTGTCTCCTCCACCACCTTTTCCGACGCCAATGTTCCTC GGGTTTCAGGAGGTACGGCTTCTGGTAAAACGACAGTCTGTGACATGATCATCCAACAGCTTCACGATCACCGCGTTGTTCTTGTAAATCAG GATTCCTTTTACCGTGGTTTAAATTCAGAAGAGTTAAAACGCGTTCACGAGTATAATTTTGATCATCCTG ATGCTTTTGATACTGAACAGCTTTTGGAGTGTATTAAGAAGCTTAAAATTGGGCACTCGGTTCAAGTCCCAGTTTATGATTTTAAGCTTCATCGTCGGTCTTCTGATAGTTTTCGACAG GTGAATGCTTCTGATGTCATAATTTTGGAAGGAATTCTTGTTTTCCATGACCAGCGTGTGAGGAACCTAATGAATATGAAGATTTTTGTTGATGCAG ATGCTGATGTGAGGCTTGCTCGTAGAATAAGACGAGATACAGTTGAGAGGGGTAGGGATGTAAATTCTGTTCTTGAACAA TATGCAAAGTTTGTCAAGCCTGcatttgatgattttgtgttgCCATCGAAAAAGTATGCTGATGTCATTATCCCTCGAGGAGGTGATAATCATGTTGCCATTGATTTGATTGTGCAACATATCCGCACTAAGCTCGGTCAGCATGATCTCTGCAAAATATATCCCAATGTATATGTAATTCAGTCAACATTTCAG ATTAGAGGAATGCATACTCTGATTAGAGACCGGGACATTTCTAAACATGATTTTGTCTTCTATTCTGATCGGCTTATTCGTCTG GTGGTAGAGCATGGTCTTGGACATCTGCCGTTCACTGAGAAGCAAGTAGTAACACCGACAG CAACGGTATATACTGGGGTTGATTTTTGCAAAAAGTTGTGTGGCGTTTCCATTGTCCGAAG TGGTGAAAGCATGGAAAACGCATTACGTGCATGTTGCAAAGgaataaaaattggaaaaattttgattcatcGTGAGGGAGATGATGGGAAACAG CTTATATATGAGAAGCTTCCCACGGATATTTCAGAACGCCATGTTCTTCTTCTCGATCCAGTTCTTGCTACAG GGAACTCGGCTAACCAAGCCATCGAACTACTCATACAAAAAGGAGTTCCACAATCTCACATTATATTCCTAAACCTCATCTCC GCACCTGAAGGAATCCATTGTGTTTGCAAACGGTACCCCTCACTGAAAATTGTTACTTCAGAAATTGATGTTGCACTAAATGAGGAATTTCGTGTCATACCAGGCATGGGTGAGTTTGGTGATCGTTACTTCGGCACCGATGACTGA